One genomic segment of Myxocyprinus asiaticus isolate MX2 ecotype Aquarium Trade chromosome 14, UBuf_Myxa_2, whole genome shotgun sequence includes these proteins:
- the LOC127451627 gene encoding hsc70-interacting protein-like — MDPQKVTELKAFVQMCKDNPAVLHLPEMGFFKTWLQGMGAAIPTPTKNNGSSCKGSCPCDGARKPAPEPEPAPPSESEESEVEIDMEGVIEPETDDPQEMGDYENLEVTDEMMDQANEKKIEAIGMLGDGDLQKALDLFTEAIKLNPKLAILYAKRASVFLKMQKPNAAIRDCDRAIDINPDSAQPYKWRGKAHRLLGHWEEAARDLAMACKLDYDDEASAMLKEVQPKANKIIEHRRKYERKREERELRARQERVKKAREEHERAQREEEARQQAGGAHGGFPGFPGGAGFPGGAPPFGMPGLNELFNDPEVLMAMQDPEVMAAFQDVAQNPANISKYQSNPKVMALINKLSSKFGGQQP; from the exons ATGGACCCGCAGAAAGTGACGGAGTTAAAGGCCTTCGTGCAGATGTGCAAAGATAATCCAGCTGTGCTGCATCTCCCAGAGATGGGCTTCTTTAAGACCTGGCTGCAGGG AATGGGAGCCGCTATACCAACACCAACAAAGAATAACGGTTCATCATGCAAG GGAAGCTGTCCATGTGATGGAGCTCGCAAACCAGCGCCAGAACCTGAACCAGCCCCTCCATCTGAGAGTGAAGAGAGTGAAGTAG AAATCGACATGGAAGGTGTGATTGAGCCCGAAACAGATGATCCTCAGGAGATGGGCGATTACGAGAACCTGGAG GTTACTGATGAGATGATGGACCAGGCCAATGAGAAAAAGATTGAGGCCATTGGAATGTTAGGAGATG GTGATCTACAGAAAGCTCTTGACCTCTTCACAGAGGCCATCAAACTCAACCCAAAACTGGCCATACTTTACGCCAAAAGAGCCAG tgtgtttttaaagatgcaGAAACCCAATGCTGCAATCAGAGACTGTGACAGAGCCATTGATATCAACCCAGACTCAGCCCAGCCTTATAAATGGAGGGGGAAAGCACACAG gtTGCTTGGGCATTGGGAGGAGGCAGCTCGAGACTTGGCAATGGCCTGCAAACTAGACTACGATGACGAAGCCAGTGCCATGCTGAAAGAAGTCCAGCCCAAG GCCAACAAAATCATAGAGCACCGGCGCAAATACGAACGCAAGCGTGAAGAACGGGAGCTTAGAGCAAGACAAGAACGAGTGAAGAAAGCAAGGGAGGAGCATGAGAGAGCACAAAGG gaagaGGAGGCCAGACAACAAGCTGGAGGTGCACATGGAGGGTTCCCAGGATTCCCAG GAGGTGCTGGTTTCCCTGGTGGAGCTCCTCCATTTGGAATGCCTGGACTTAATGAGCTATTTAATGACCCAGAGGTTCTCATGGCTATGCAG GATCCTGAAGTGATGGCAGCATTCCAGGATGTGGCGCAAAACCCCGCCAACATCTCCAAGTACCAGAGCAACCCCAAGGTCATGGCCCTAATCAACAAACTCAGCTCCAAGTTTGGTGGCCAGCAGCCCTAA